A DNA window from bacterium contains the following coding sequences:
- the yidD gene encoding membrane protein insertion efficiency factor YidD produces the protein MSRVLILLIRAYQASLGPHFGGRCRFHPTCSEYAIEALSKKGFVVGFALSVRRLVKCGPWHPGGVDNVPESKTTTA, from the coding sequence GTGTCCCGCGTCCTTATTCTTTTGATTCGCGCCTATCAGGCTTCGCTCGGACCACATTTCGGGGGCCGCTGCCGGTTTCACCCGACCTGTTCCGAATACGCCATAGAAGCGCTTAGTAAAAAAGGGTTTGTCGTAGGATTTGCACTTTCCGTTCGCCGTCTGGTCAAGTGTGGCCCCTGGCATCCCGGAGGCGTAGACAACGTGCCAGAGTCAAAAACAACAACCGCTTAA
- a CDS encoding ribonuclease P protein component: MPGQFERKLGCAATRQVGSAVVRNRFRRKLKEFYRLNKHLWPEQTHYLVLIRRPISDWSDIEGRLSRILASIPHPPPSTQ, encoded by the coding sequence TTGCCCGGTCAATTCGAGCGCAAGCTCGGCTGTGCGGCCACTCGTCAGGTCGGCTCGGCTGTCGTGCGCAATCGATTCCGGCGCAAACTCAAGGAGTTCTACCGCCTGAACAAGCACCTTTGGCCTGAGCAGACACACTATCTTGTGCTCATCCGCCGCCCCATTTCCGACTGGTCCGACATCGAGGGTAGACTAAGCCGTATTCTGGCTTCCATCCCTCATCCCCCACCCTCCACTCAATAG
- the dnaA gene encoding chromosomal replication initiator protein DnaA — translation MSAVAPSVSETTFSSWIETLKPEKLEDRVLTLLAPSKFHREFVEEHFVTGLEAVAQETTGEPMRVRVRVQGGGEIPRQRNLRFVPPSPTPEAPSSNGHGVSVTEAAIESNLNPRYRFENFVEGDCNSFARAACLAISDLSRPTLWNPLLIYGGTGLGKTHLLQAIGNRVLSVRRNDGIRVRYVSSERFTQDFIQSVRLQQGSDFTDKYRNVDLLLVDDIQFFATKERTQTEFFHAFNTLHQSGRRIVMTSDRPVHELAGFDERLISRFDSGLVTNVNPPTYETRLAILQDRAKFEKFPLPLDVADLLSTHITSNVRELEGAFAALVAHCQFGRVPPTIELAQRVIQEKTGKRTGRPPVELIQATVSEYFRISQDALRGKTRKQEIAYARMVAMYLMTELTEHSLKAIGGFFGGRDHSTVIHARDTIADLRKDDDVKTVAALNDLERRLSLGPLMRTSM, via the coding sequence ATGTCTGCGGTCGCGCCGTCTGTGTCAGAGACCACCTTCAGCTCGTGGATCGAGACGCTCAAACCTGAGAAGCTCGAAGACCGCGTCCTGACCTTGCTTGCCCCTTCGAAATTCCACCGTGAATTTGTAGAAGAACACTTCGTCACGGGCCTTGAGGCCGTGGCCCAGGAAACGACCGGCGAGCCGATGCGCGTGCGCGTGCGGGTGCAAGGCGGCGGCGAGATACCGCGGCAACGCAACCTGCGTTTCGTACCGCCGAGCCCGACACCTGAAGCCCCGAGCAGCAACGGACATGGCGTGAGCGTGACCGAGGCGGCCATCGAATCGAACCTGAATCCGCGCTATCGGTTCGAGAATTTCGTGGAGGGTGATTGCAACAGTTTCGCGCGCGCGGCCTGTTTAGCAATTTCAGATTTATCACGGCCCACGTTGTGGAACCCGCTGCTCATCTATGGCGGCACGGGCCTGGGCAAGACGCACCTTCTGCAGGCCATCGGCAATCGCGTGTTGTCGGTGCGCCGGAATGACGGCATTCGCGTGCGCTATGTCTCATCGGAACGCTTCACGCAGGATTTCATTCAATCTGTGCGCTTGCAGCAGGGCTCGGATTTCACGGACAAGTACCGCAATGTGGACCTGCTGCTGGTGGATGATATTCAGTTCTTTGCCACGAAAGAACGCACGCAGACGGAATTTTTCCACGCCTTTAACACGCTGCATCAGAGCGGACGGCGAATCGTGATGACGTCGGACCGGCCCGTGCATGAACTTGCGGGATTTGATGAACGCTTGATCTCCCGGTTTGATTCGGGGCTTGTGACCAACGTCAATCCGCCGACGTATGAAACGCGGCTGGCGATTTTGCAGGACCGGGCGAAATTTGAGAAATTTCCGCTGCCATTAGATGTTGCGGATCTGTTGTCCACGCATATCACCAGCAATGTGCGGGAGCTGGAAGGCGCGTTCGCGGCGCTTGTGGCACATTGTCAGTTCGGGCGCGTGCCGCCGACGATTGAATTAGCGCAGCGAGTGATTCAAGAAAAAACCGGTAAGCGTACGGGACGGCCGCCGGTGGAATTGATTCAAGCGACGGTATCCGAATACTTCCGCATCAGTCAAGATGCCTTGCGCGGCAAGACGCGCAAGCAGGAGATCGCCTATGCGCGCATGGTGGCGATGTACTTGATGACGGAATTAACGGAACATTCGCTGAAGGCGATTGGCGGATTCTTCGGCGGGCGAGACCATTCAACCGTGATTCATGCGCGTGACACGATTGCCGATCTGCGCAAAGACGACGATGTGAAGACGGTAGCCGCATTAAATGACTTGGAACGCCGGCTTTCATTGGGTCCGTTGATGCGGACAAGTATGTGA
- the dnaN gene encoding DNA polymerase III subunit beta, producing MELMRGLPDVTVTIEASKEHRITITDTEGKKYQCSAESVDVYPQVPQLSETQIFKMPRNKLRRMINKVSFAVSRDELRPQLTGVFMELSQDHFRLVSTDGHRLVKMSTKADGFKGEMQTAIVPSKAMNAVARIAEGEGDIEIGFAGSQLGFRAGNTTLITRLIEGRYPNYDAVIPTENSKVLTVGLDPLFSAVRRANIFSNEISRQIRVKLEKQELQIKVEDIEQGNEGFETIPCEFNGDSMDIGYNANYVTDMLRQIDTPDVRFELGSATSAGIVKPTEQEENEDLLMLIMPVRLS from the coding sequence TTGGAACTGATGCGCGGGCTGCCGGACGTGACGGTCACGATTGAGGCATCGAAAGAGCATCGCATCACGATTACCGACACCGAAGGCAAGAAGTACCAGTGTTCCGCGGAATCGGTGGATGTGTATCCGCAGGTGCCGCAGCTTTCGGAGACGCAGATTTTCAAGATGCCGCGTAACAAGCTGCGCCGCATGATCAACAAGGTTTCGTTCGCCGTATCGCGCGACGAACTGCGGCCGCAGTTGACCGGAGTGTTCATGGAGCTGTCGCAGGATCATTTCCGACTGGTGTCCACGGACGGTCACAGGCTTGTGAAGATGAGCACGAAGGCCGATGGATTCAAGGGTGAGATGCAGACCGCGATCGTGCCGTCGAAGGCGATGAACGCGGTGGCGCGGATCGCCGAAGGGGAAGGCGACATCGAGATCGGTTTCGCGGGTTCGCAACTGGGATTTCGCGCCGGCAACACGACGCTGATTACACGATTGATCGAAGGCCGTTATCCGAACTACGACGCGGTCATTCCGACCGAAAACAGCAAGGTGTTGACGGTCGGTCTTGATCCGCTGTTTTCGGCGGTGCGACGCGCGAATATTTTCTCCAACGAGATTTCGCGGCAGATCCGCGTGAAGTTAGAGAAGCAGGAATTGCAGATCAAGGTTGAAGACATCGAGCAGGGCAACGAGGGGTTTGAGACGATTCCGTGCGAATTCAATGGGGATTCGATGGACATCGGCTACAACGCGAACTACGTGACCGACATGCTGCGGCAGATTGACACGCCGGACGTGCGCTTTGAGTTAGGCTCGGCCACGTCAGCGGGCATCGTCAAGCCGACCGAACAGGAAGAAAATGAAGACCTGCTGATGCTGATCATGCCGGTGCGCCTGAGCTGA
- a CDS encoding DUF721 domain-containing protein, with translation MIRVRPIDKVLDALLRDKRYQRGLRLARIEEHWVEIVGEQIAKYAHVQGFEKGRLMVQCDHDVWRATLHHTKPELLARIEQVVGKGVVREIFLS, from the coding sequence ATGATACGAGTTCGGCCGATTGATAAGGTCCTTGATGCGTTGCTGCGGGACAAGAGGTACCAGCGGGGGCTACGGCTGGCGCGGATTGAGGAGCATTGGGTGGAAATCGTGGGGGAGCAGATCGCCAAGTACGCGCACGTCCAGGGGTTTGAAAAGGGGCGGCTCATGGTGCAGTGCGACCACGACGTGTGGCGGGCAACGCTACATCATACCAAGCCCGAACTGCTGGCGCGGATTGAACAAGTTGTGGGCAAGGGCGTGGTGAGGGAGATTTTTCTTTCGTGA
- a CDS encoding M48 family metallopeptidase codes for MNKRFAIIGTMLALTVIVTCYTNPETGRRALMLFNSSQEAELGFSAFEDIKKNTPRTRNSDEQALVEKVGRKISSVVSLPSAKWEYVCFDSDEPNAFCLPGGKIGVYNAILPITKNEAGLAAVMGHEVAHATARHGGERMSEQMVIGLGGIALDVALSTKKKETHDLAMTAYGAGTTLARTLPHSRSQELEADRLGLMYMARAGYDPREAVKFWKRFKDYKGGGAPIAFLSTHPTDDRRIAQLEKLMPEAVAEWEKRGK; via the coding sequence ATGAACAAGAGATTCGCGATTATCGGGACCATGCTGGCGTTGACAGTCATTGTGACGTGCTATACGAATCCCGAGACGGGACGGCGCGCGTTGATGCTGTTTAACTCGTCGCAAGAGGCGGAGCTGGGGTTCTCGGCCTTCGAAGATATTAAGAAGAACACGCCGCGCACGCGCAACAGCGACGAACAGGCGCTGGTGGAAAAGGTCGGACGCAAGATTTCGAGCGTGGTCAGTCTGCCGAGCGCGAAGTGGGAATACGTCTGCTTTGACTCCGACGAGCCGAATGCGTTCTGTTTGCCGGGCGGGAAGATCGGCGTGTATAACGCGATATTGCCGATTACGAAAAACGAAGCGGGGCTGGCGGCCGTGATGGGGCACGAGGTTGCGCACGCCACGGCGCGGCACGGCGGCGAACGGATGAGCGAGCAGATGGTGATCGGGCTGGGCGGCATCGCCCTGGATGTGGCATTGTCCACCAAGAAAAAAGAGACGCACGATCTGGCCATGACGGCGTATGGCGCGGGCACCACGCTGGCGCGCACGCTGCCGCATTCGCGCTCGCAGGAATTGGAGGCGGATAGGCTGGGCCTGATGTACATGGCGCGGGCGGGTTATGATCCGCGTGAAGCCGTGAAATTCTGGAAGCGCTTCAAGGACTATAAAGGCGGCGGCGCGCCGATCGCGTTTCTATCCACGCATCCGACGGATGACCGGCGCATTGCGCAGCTTGAAAAGCTGATGCCGGAGGCGGTCGCGGAATGGGAGAAGCGCGGGAAGTGA
- a CDS encoding T9SS type A sorting domain-containing protein — MSNSVKFMLAALLVCAANALAQWNMTNPNETAPGRPRGGKGLAVDPPGNAYVLPVVSGDLYMRWRSVGSGQWSANEWVSDSNATAPVNDAAIAWNVQLDQPVVAYEANNRIWFAARNDSTGWVRTALSAADETAWTPDIACNADGILYVVWVDEDGDEYQLNYAYFDGGSWETNDIAAELGAFGTGAAPRVAVGPDGEGHITFRGVVVGAYAAQHATNEALGEDNWIITTLQVPHAESYPGDVAVDANGGVHCVSQGSEGFGIPRQVYYHTRDTAGEWAFGTSVSGETNAGDGRVAVNSLSMPHCVWLEISGNFYTGMLGYATAETGWTVGTVYGNSDGDVALAIDGGNFGHLLINDMSGNAIYERSTLPLAPPEHWPEVTLSPDTIDFDTVVVGEGGEIIGWVHNFGEVGLELERGFVAGDGFSGGGVLHGTLSPNGGGMGTSIHFAPDAPGEYSGWWVVETNAPTSPDSVVMRGVAVPDTVFTPELLIDPTDMRFDSVRVGADSVMAVRLENVGDSVLTLFDFEVFGEVFNGPPGWIVVNLAPGAFMTTGVRFAPTDERMYEGYAVVFSNAASSPDTISLEGFGIWPDAAGDAPLPDEFSFAPLYPNPFNGAVNVSYTLARASLVSLRVYDVLGREVSVLVDAAQSAGEHTLQWNCDECAAGIYLLRLEAAGNVLVQKAAFVK; from the coding sequence ATGAGCAACTCTGTAAAGTTCATGCTGGCGGCGCTGCTGGTCTGTGCCGCAAATGCGTTGGCGCAATGGAACATGACCAATCCGAATGAAACCGCGCCGGGACGACCGCGCGGAGGCAAAGGGTTGGCGGTGGATCCGCCGGGGAATGCGTATGTACTGCCGGTGGTGAGTGGCGATCTGTATATGCGCTGGCGCTCCGTAGGGTCGGGTCAATGGTCGGCGAATGAATGGGTCAGCGATTCCAATGCAACCGCGCCTGTCAACGACGCAGCGATTGCGTGGAATGTGCAGCTTGACCAGCCGGTTGTGGCGTACGAAGCGAACAACCGAATCTGGTTTGCAGCACGCAACGACTCGACGGGCTGGGTGCGCACGGCGCTGAGCGCGGCCGATGAAACGGCGTGGACGCCGGATATCGCGTGCAACGCTGATGGTATCCTGTACGTCGTGTGGGTGGACGAGGACGGCGACGAATATCAACTCAATTATGCCTACTTTGACGGCGGAAGTTGGGAGACCAATGATATCGCGGCAGAATTGGGAGCATTCGGCACGGGCGCCGCGCCGCGCGTGGCCGTAGGACCGGACGGCGAGGGGCATATCACCTTTCGCGGCGTGGTTGTCGGCGCCTATGCCGCGCAGCATGCGACAAATGAAGCGCTCGGCGAGGACAATTGGATTATCACGACGCTGCAGGTCCCGCACGCGGAGAGCTATCCGGGAGATGTTGCGGTGGACGCCAACGGCGGCGTGCATTGCGTGTCTCAGGGGAGCGAAGGATTCGGAATACCGCGACAGGTTTACTACCACACGCGTGATACCGCAGGGGAGTGGGCGTTTGGCACCAGCGTATCGGGGGAAACAAACGCAGGCGATGGACGCGTGGCTGTAAACAGTTTGTCCATGCCGCATTGTGTGTGGTTGGAGATTTCCGGAAACTTCTATACAGGGATGCTCGGCTATGCCACGGCAGAAACGGGCTGGACGGTCGGCACCGTGTATGGGAACTCGGACGGCGACGTCGCCTTGGCGATTGACGGCGGCAACTTCGGGCATCTGCTGATCAATGACATGTCGGGCAACGCGATTTATGAACGCTCGACGCTGCCGCTGGCGCCGCCGGAGCATTGGCCGGAGGTGACGCTCTCGCCGGACACGATTGATTTTGACACCGTCGTAGTTGGTGAAGGCGGCGAGATCATCGGCTGGGTACATAACTTCGGCGAGGTTGGTCTTGAGTTGGAGCGCGGGTTTGTTGCCGGAGACGGTTTCTCGGGCGGCGGAGTACTGCACGGCACGCTGTCTCCCAATGGCGGCGGGATGGGTACGAGTATCCACTTTGCGCCGGACGCGCCGGGCGAATACAGCGGTTGGTGGGTTGTTGAAACCAATGCGCCGACGTCGCCGGATTCGGTGGTCATGCGGGGCGTGGCGGTGCCGGATACGGTCTTTACGCCGGAGCTGCTGATTGATCCCACCGATATGCGATTTGATTCGGTGCGTGTCGGCGCGGACAGTGTGATGGCGGTGCGGTTGGAAAATGTCGGCGACAGCGTGCTGACGCTGTTTGACTTTGAGGTATTCGGCGAGGTCTTCAACGGGCCGCCGGGCTGGATCGTTGTCAATCTTGCCCCCGGCGCGTTCATGACAACCGGCGTGCGGTTCGCACCGACGGATGAGCGGATGTACGAGGGCTATGCCGTGGTGTTCAGCAACGCAGCGTCGAGCCCGGACACGATTTCGCTCGAAGGATTTGGAATTTGGCCTGACGCCGCCGGTGACGCACCGCTGCCGGACGAATTTTCGTTTGCGCCGCTCTATCCGAATCCGTTTAACGGCGCGGTGAATGTATCGTACACGTTGGCACGCGCGAGCTTGGTGTCGCTGCGGGTGTATGATGTGCTGGGTCGCGAGGTGAGCGTGTTGGTGGACGCGGCGCAGAGCGCGGGCGAACACACGCTGCAATGGAACTGCGACGAGTGCGCGGCGGGAATCTATCTGCTGCGGTTGGAAGCGGCGGGGAATGTGCTTGTGCAGAAAGCGGCGTTTGTGAAATGA
- a CDS encoding T9SS type A sorting domain-containing protein, whose amino-acid sequence MLRKLTISSGILLLPVLVWAQFYWPQDGMAIRQGAHLGWSGAAVAAGNDVALFYYDCLRDGTRDVWGTRIAANGEHVWGQDGTLVAGSSSEQRAPVAAAYADGSVLVVWEDYSVGRFRDLVAQRYDASGNALWSPQSGVVVVQQERDQFDAKLAINANGFAFIAFTDDRLTVGAETRLNSFAQVLTPDGQRVGPPDGIQLLDRSVEYNQALDVSCVGDDAYVLNSMNSVTNDLVIQKISTDGALGFPNEEAVAEYADFGTHRLIAIENGLALSWAARGGDNYGDARLTLLDTNRQPLPGWSAAGVLVAEGPQVQAIRAMTEAPDGGVVVALADFEFDPDEAGLALYRFSRDGALLWGPIEFGTAALRTTPVDWYWEGDELVIVWTEIENFTHYVTHTQKLANNGQKLWGEAGNVVWEREGKKLRAEVEKPANAAARLVVVSGRSIMQPESLFVGELNSAGQLAQAEFVSGGLTYDTYDPRSAVMGDDRFVVIWSDSRSDLNRDVYFQILDRSGNALLEPNGRKLTSHTEVSIYDPPAASGDGAGGAFISWIADSVGVANMLNIQHIDASGAFLWDAPATVYTQHGYHGQTYLIPDGAGGVFVVFARFNEAFVARPCVAHINTNGAFTWQPEYHEFPGEAGNDVILSGAVSDGNDGVFLSGITGPWTDTQAVLYHIERDGSFGDGWTDAGRTYGPANSRERNSQLLRVENHALLTYEVPHSANSALYHVHGVLVTAEGQDVWGADGRRLSPDGAAVVRHKLSEDGLGGFLLGYEDFRTGDHAHAYVARFDQNGNALWSNVERRAASHNGDQSALALTHDGQGGAWLVWEDLRNSDLYSEIDLYGTHIAGNGEYATIGGFTWPAEGYPICDVPTYQQEPVLMPWVSGSALAVWKDLRSSNPGRCCGAGAVGDIFNNVYGQVLSEVSLGVDDERSAVLPDAIELAAYPNPFNPSSQLAFTLPRNSHVTLTIYNLLGQAVETLLDRPISAGAHALMWDASAQTSGLYFAKLETDAGLSAVTKLVLVK is encoded by the coding sequence ATGCTGCGAAAACTGACTATCTCCAGTGGAATCCTGCTCTTACCTGTGTTGGTTTGGGCACAGTTCTATTGGCCCCAAGACGGGATGGCAATTCGTCAGGGGGCGCATCTCGGTTGGAGCGGCGCCGCAGTGGCGGCGGGTAACGACGTGGCGCTGTTCTACTATGATTGCTTGCGGGATGGTACGCGCGACGTGTGGGGGACGCGCATCGCTGCAAATGGCGAACACGTGTGGGGCCAGGACGGGACGCTCGTAGCGGGCAGCAGCAGCGAACAGCGCGCGCCCGTGGCAGCGGCCTACGCGGATGGGAGCGTGCTGGTGGTGTGGGAAGACTATTCAGTCGGGCGCTTCCGCGATCTGGTGGCGCAGCGCTATGATGCCAGCGGCAATGCGCTGTGGTCACCGCAGAGTGGCGTGGTTGTGGTGCAGCAGGAGCGCGATCAGTTTGACGCAAAGCTCGCCATAAATGCAAACGGCTTCGCATTTATCGCGTTCACAGACGACCGCTTGACCGTGGGCGCTGAGACGCGCCTGAATAGTTTTGCGCAGGTGCTCACACCGGATGGTCAGCGCGTCGGGCCACCCGACGGGATTCAACTGCTGGACCGATCGGTGGAGTACAATCAGGCGCTTGACGTATCGTGCGTGGGCGATGACGCGTACGTTCTGAACAGCATGAACAGCGTTACCAACGACTTGGTCATCCAGAAAATTTCCACCGACGGTGCGTTAGGTTTTCCAAACGAAGAAGCGGTGGCCGAGTATGCCGACTTCGGTACGCACCGGTTGATCGCCATTGAAAACGGACTGGCGCTGTCGTGGGCGGCGCGGGGCGGCGACAACTATGGCGATGCGCGCCTGACGCTGCTGGATACAAATCGGCAGCCGCTGCCGGGCTGGTCGGCGGCGGGTGTGCTTGTTGCGGAGGGACCGCAGGTGCAGGCGATTCGCGCAATGACCGAAGCGCCGGACGGCGGAGTCGTTGTGGCGTTGGCGGACTTTGAATTTGATCCCGATGAAGCGGGACTCGCACTCTATCGCTTCAGCCGCGACGGAGCGCTCCTGTGGGGGCCGATTGAATTCGGCACGGCGGCGCTGCGTACGACGCCGGTGGATTGGTATTGGGAGGGTGATGAGTTGGTGATCGTGTGGACGGAGATCGAGAATTTTACGCACTATGTGACACACACCCAGAAGCTGGCCAACAACGGTCAGAAGCTGTGGGGCGAAGCGGGCAATGTCGTGTGGGAACGCGAGGGTAAGAAGCTGCGCGCGGAGGTTGAGAAGCCTGCTAACGCGGCGGCGCGGCTGGTCGTTGTATCGGGGCGTTCGATCATGCAGCCGGAGAGTTTGTTCGTCGGCGAACTGAATAGCGCCGGACAATTGGCGCAGGCGGAATTTGTCAGCGGCGGTTTGACGTATGACACCTACGATCCGCGGTCGGCAGTGATGGGCGACGATCGGTTCGTGGTGATTTGGAGCGACAGCCGGTCGGACCTGAATCGCGACGTGTACTTTCAAATTCTGGATCGCAGCGGGAACGCGCTGTTGGAACCCAACGGACGGAAGCTGACTTCACACACTGAAGTTTCGATCTATGATCCACCGGCGGCGAGCGGTGACGGCGCCGGCGGCGCATTCATCTCGTGGATCGCGGATTCGGTCGGCGTGGCCAACATGCTGAACATCCAACATATTGATGCCAGCGGAGCCTTTCTGTGGGATGCTCCGGCGACGGTGTACACGCAGCACGGGTATCATGGACAGACGTACTTGATTCCCGACGGAGCGGGCGGCGTCTTTGTGGTGTTCGCGCGGTTCAACGAAGCCTTTGTGGCGCGGCCCTGCGTCGCGCACATCAACACGAACGGCGCGTTCACTTGGCAGCCCGAGTATCACGAGTTTCCCGGTGAAGCGGGCAACGACGTGATCTTGAGCGGCGCGGTGAGCGACGGAAATGACGGAGTGTTTCTGTCGGGAATTACGGGGCCGTGGACGGACACGCAGGCGGTGCTCTATCACATCGAGCGCGACGGTAGTTTCGGCGACGGATGGACGGATGCGGGGCGCACGTACGGCCCGGCGAACTCACGTGAACGGAACTCGCAGTTGCTACGGGTCGAAAATCACGCTTTGTTGACGTACGAGGTGCCGCACAGCGCAAACTCGGCGTTGTATCACGTACACGGTGTGCTGGTCACGGCGGAGGGCCAAGACGTGTGGGGCGCGGACGGCCGGCGGCTTTCACCGGATGGCGCGGCGGTGGTGCGGCACAAATTATCGGAGGATGGATTGGGCGGATTCCTGCTGGGCTATGAGGATTTCCGCACCGGTGATCACGCGCACGCCTATGTTGCGCGCTTTGATCAAAACGGCAATGCACTTTGGTCGAATGTCGAACGGCGCGCCGCTTCGCACAACGGTGATCAATCTGCGCTGGCGCTCACGCATGACGGACAGGGCGGCGCGTGGCTGGTGTGGGAAGACCTGCGAAACAGCGACCTCTATTCGGAGATAGACCTCTACGGCACGCATATCGCAGGCAACGGCGAGTATGCGACAATCGGCGGATTTACTTGGCCCGCGGAAGGCTACCCGATTTGCGATGTGCCGACCTACCAGCAGGAACCGGTGCTGATGCCGTGGGTAAGCGGCAGCGCGCTGGCGGTGTGGAAAGACCTGCGCTCGAGCAATCCGGGGCGCTGCTGCGGCGCAGGGGCGGTGGGAGATATTTTCAATAATGTTTACGGGCAGGTGCTGTCGGAAGTGTCCTTGGGGGTAGACGACGAACGTAGCGCGGTGCTGCCGGACGCAATAGAACTCGCGGCCTATCCCAATCCGTTTAATCCAAGTTCACAATTGGCGTTTACGCTGCCGCGCAACTCGCATGTGACGTTGACGATTTACAATCTGCTGGGTCAGGCGGTCGAGACACTGCTTGATCGGCCGATAAGTGCAGGCGCTCATGCGCTGATGTGGGACGCGAGCGCGCAAACCAGCGGGCTGTATTTTGCAAAACTCGAAACGGATGCGGGGTTGAGCGCCGTGACGAAGTTGGTGCTGGTAAAATAG
- a CDS encoding serine hydrolase, translating to MLRPCLLCLMLTAAAFSADLRTYEGGWSGTIASPTPFRFNVSLSLSNDTATLLSLSNGTTQWLAELKPQNGCDHADFGGVTFDGLRDSLGMRGFIQSGVHQYHIAFTRSDASAFTGYWSPFMLPEMDNRVLLSIENCTADSYEAYLILGDSRAPRLMCGNFSANGDTLLFGDFRTGLQFAALLRADEIVLMPQLAGRLVAQIPLRRATESWAPRAEPSKSSDADEWTQISASSAGFDERALSRLADSVAAGIVTATHSVLIARHGKLAYEQYFAGYDAVTPHDLRSAQKTFTGAAIGSAIERGLLKSLDTPIYDYLPAALLDTRATDERKARITVGHLLTMSSGLDAVDFGADHESAASEDAYQQTPDWPRTILSAPLINEPGAVANYGSANACLAGAILASVSPLPPQLFLDETLFLPLGITDYILQTDFSGQTYGAGGMFMRPRDMLKIGQLYLNGGEWQGRRVLPSAWVADSWRRHTTLANTEQHNGYGYFWWERQYDWSGKSFIAHEARGAGGQYISVIPELDLVIVVTSGNFRNGRFWQPEAIIEQYILPAVVRH from the coding sequence ATGCTTCGCCCCTGCCTGCTCTGTCTCATGCTGACTGCCGCAGCTTTCTCGGCCGACCTTCGCACCTACGAAGGTGGCTGGAGCGGCACCATCGCTTCACCCACGCCATTCCGATTCAATGTGTCGCTGTCTCTGTCGAACGACACGGCCACGCTGCTCTCGCTCTCGAATGGCACAACGCAGTGGCTTGCCGAGCTAAAACCTCAGAACGGATGTGATCACGCCGACTTTGGCGGCGTCACGTTTGACGGGCTGCGGGACTCGCTCGGTATGCGCGGCTTTATCCAGTCCGGTGTGCACCAATACCACATCGCGTTCACACGCAGCGACGCGTCGGCCTTCACAGGCTACTGGTCTCCGTTCATGCTCCCCGAGATGGACAACCGCGTCCTGCTCAGTATAGAGAATTGCACCGCCGACAGCTACGAAGCCTACCTGATCCTCGGCGACAGCCGCGCACCGCGCCTCATGTGCGGAAATTTTTCCGCGAACGGTGACACGCTGCTCTTTGGCGACTTTCGCACCGGATTACAGTTTGCTGCACTTCTGCGCGCCGACGAGATCGTGCTCATGCCGCAACTGGCAGGAAGACTGGTTGCACAAATTCCGCTGCGGCGTGCAACTGAATCCTGGGCCCCGCGCGCTGAACCAAGCAAATCGTCCGATGCCGACGAGTGGACACAGATTTCAGCAAGCTCGGCCGGATTTGATGAGCGTGCGCTATCCCGGCTTGCCGACAGCGTTGCCGCCGGAATTGTAACGGCCACGCACAGCGTGCTGATTGCGCGTCACGGCAAATTAGCCTACGAGCAGTACTTTGCGGGTTACGACGCGGTCACACCGCACGACCTGCGCTCGGCGCAAAAGACCTTCACCGGCGCGGCCATCGGCAGCGCGATCGAGCGCGGACTGCTCAAGAGTCTTGACACGCCCATCTACGACTATCTGCCCGCCGCGTTGCTCGACACGCGCGCAACCGACGAGCGCAAAGCGCGCATCACCGTGGGCCATCTGCTGACCATGAGCTCCGGACTCGATGCTGTGGATTTCGGCGCCGACCACGAATCCGCGGCCTCGGAAGATGCCTATCAGCAAACACCCGACTGGCCACGCACGATTCTTAGCGCCCCGCTGATCAACGAACCCGGCGCTGTTGCCAATTACGGATCCGCCAACGCCTGTCTGGCCGGTGCGATACTCGCAAGCGTATCGCCGCTGCCACCGCAGCTCTTCTTGGACGAAACGCTCTTTCTGCCGCTCGGCATCACCGATTACATTTTGCAAACCGACTTCTCCGGACAGACCTACGGCGCAGGCGGCATGTTCATGCGCCCCCGCGACATGCTCAAGATCGGTCAACTCTATTTGAATGGCGGCGAGTGGCAAGGTCGGCGCGTGCTCCCGTCCGCGTGGGTCGCGGATTCCTGGCGCCGCCACACCACCCTCGCCAATACCGAGCAGCACAACGGCTATGGTTACTTCTGGTGGGAGCGCCAATATGACTGGAGCGGCAAGTCGTTCATTGCGCATGAAGCGCGCGGCGCAGGTGGACAATATATCTCCGTGATCCCGGAACTTGATTTGGTCATCGTCGTCACCTCGGGCAACTTCCGCAATGGCCGCTTCTGGCAGCCCGAAGCCATCATCGAGCAATACATTCTTCCCGCGGTCGTTCGACATTAA